In Musa acuminata AAA Group cultivar baxijiao chromosome BXJ2-10, Cavendish_Baxijiao_AAA, whole genome shotgun sequence, a genomic segment contains:
- the LOC104000351 gene encoding uncharacterized protein LOC104000351 isoform X3 — protein sequence MDDAAIAGSRPALLITNDDGIDAPGLRFLVDLLVAADRYRVLVCAPDSDKSGVGHSITWHRALSAKRAEIMGATAFAVSGTPADCASLGISGKLFDGVIPDLVISGINIGSNCGYHVVYSGTVAGAREAFLYGVPALAISHNWKGRKSDVHDLKLAADACLPLINAVLYELKAKAYPEGSFLNVDVPTDVANHKGFKITKQGKFMTRIGWEQTYSSTPALESYQTANMNIDSGSGPANNASSALVEDELLFKRVVIRKNDVEEEEEDTDHRALEEGYITITPLGALSHTEMEAVPYFKGSKT from the exons ATGGACGACGCGGCGATTGCCGGTTCCCGCCCTGCTCTGTTGATCACCAACGACGACGGAATCGACGCCCCGGGGCTCCGTTTCCTCGTTGACCTCCTCGTCGCTGCCGATCGGTACCGCGTCCTCGTCTGCGCTCCGGATTC GGATAAGTCAGGTGTTGGACATAGCATTACTTGGCATCGTGCTCTTAGTGCCAAACGTGCTGAGATTATGGGTGCTACAGCTTTTGCAGTATCAG GCACTCCTGCAGACTGTGCTTCCTTGGGAATCTCTGGCAAACTTTTTGATGGTGTAATTCCTGATTTG GTGATCAGTGGCATCAATATCGGTTCCAACTGTGGATATCATGT GGTATACTCTGGGACAGTAGCTGGTGCTCGAGAAGCATTTTTATATGGTGTACCTGCATTAGCTATATCACATAACTG gaAGGGAAGAAAGAGTGACGTTCATGACCTGAAGCTAGCTGCAGATGCTTGCTTGCCCCTCATAAATGCTGTATTATATGAGCTTAAAGCCAAGGCATATCCTGAAGGTTCATTTTTGAATGTAGATGTGCCTACGGATGTTGCAAATCACAAG GGATTCAAGATAACAAAGCAGGGAAAATTCATGACCAGAATTGGTTGGGAGCAAACATATTCCAGCACACCAGCACTAGAAAGCTATCAGACTGCAAATATGAACATTGACTCTGGATCAGGCCCTGCAAACAATGCTTCATCAGCTCTAGTGGAAGATGAACTTTTGTTTAAAAGAGTG GTTATCAGGAAGAATGAtgtagaagaggaggaagaagatacaGACCACAGGGCCCTCGAAGAAGGATAT ATTACAATCACCCCTTTAGGTGCCCTCTCCCACACGGAAATGGAAGCTGTGCCCTACTTTAAAG GATCCAAAACATAA
- the LOC104000351 gene encoding uncharacterized protein LOC104000351 isoform X2, with the protein MDDAAIAGSRPALLITNDDGIDAPGLRFLVDLLVAADRYRVLVCAPDSDKSGVGHSITWHRALSAKRAEIMGATAFAVSGTPADCASLGISGKLFDGVIPDLVISGINIGSNCGYHVVYSGTVAGAREAFLYGVPALAISHNWKGRKSDVHDLKLAADACLPLINAVLYELKAKAYPEGSFLNVDVPTDVANHKGFKITKQGKFMTRIGWEQTYSSTPALESYQTANMNIDSGSGPANNASSALVEDELLFKRVVIRKNDVEEEEEDTDHRALEEGYITITPLGALSHTEMEAVPYFKGWLMRLAERTSSSSL; encoded by the exons ATGGACGACGCGGCGATTGCCGGTTCCCGCCCTGCTCTGTTGATCACCAACGACGACGGAATCGACGCCCCGGGGCTCCGTTTCCTCGTTGACCTCCTCGTCGCTGCCGATCGGTACCGCGTCCTCGTCTGCGCTCCGGATTC GGATAAGTCAGGTGTTGGACATAGCATTACTTGGCATCGTGCTCTTAGTGCCAAACGTGCTGAGATTATGGGTGCTACAGCTTTTGCAGTATCAG GCACTCCTGCAGACTGTGCTTCCTTGGGAATCTCTGGCAAACTTTTTGATGGTGTAATTCCTGATTTG GTGATCAGTGGCATCAATATCGGTTCCAACTGTGGATATCATGT GGTATACTCTGGGACAGTAGCTGGTGCTCGAGAAGCATTTTTATATGGTGTACCTGCATTAGCTATATCACATAACTG gaAGGGAAGAAAGAGTGACGTTCATGACCTGAAGCTAGCTGCAGATGCTTGCTTGCCCCTCATAAATGCTGTATTATATGAGCTTAAAGCCAAGGCATATCCTGAAGGTTCATTTTTGAATGTAGATGTGCCTACGGATGTTGCAAATCACAAG GGATTCAAGATAACAAAGCAGGGAAAATTCATGACCAGAATTGGTTGGGAGCAAACATATTCCAGCACACCAGCACTAGAAAGCTATCAGACTGCAAATATGAACATTGACTCTGGATCAGGCCCTGCAAACAATGCTTCATCAGCTCTAGTGGAAGATGAACTTTTGTTTAAAAGAGTG GTTATCAGGAAGAATGAtgtagaagaggaggaagaagatacaGACCACAGGGCCCTCGAAGAAGGATAT ATTACAATCACCCCTTTAGGTGCCCTCTCCCACACGGAAATGGAAGCTGTGCCCTACTTTAAAGGTTGGTTGATGCGTCTGGCAGAACGTACATCTTCTTCATCCTTGTGA
- the LOC104000351 gene encoding uncharacterized protein LOC104000351 isoform X1: MDDAAIAGSRPALLITNDDGIDAPGLRFLVDLLVAADRYRVLVCAPDSDKSGVGHSITWHRALSAKRAEIMGATAFAVSGTPADCASLGISGKLFDGVIPDLVISGINIGSNCGYHVVYSGTVAGAREAFLYGVPALAISHNWKGRKSDVHDLKLAADACLPLINAVLYELKAKAYPEGSFLNVDVPTDVANHKGFKITKQGKFMTRIGWEQTYSSTPALESYQTANMNIDSGSGPANNASSALVEDELLFKRVVIRKNDVEEEEEDTDHRALEEGYITITPLGALSHTEMEAVPYFKVCADWQRLVQALCQPTLSSVPS, translated from the exons ATGGACGACGCGGCGATTGCCGGTTCCCGCCCTGCTCTGTTGATCACCAACGACGACGGAATCGACGCCCCGGGGCTCCGTTTCCTCGTTGACCTCCTCGTCGCTGCCGATCGGTACCGCGTCCTCGTCTGCGCTCCGGATTC GGATAAGTCAGGTGTTGGACATAGCATTACTTGGCATCGTGCTCTTAGTGCCAAACGTGCTGAGATTATGGGTGCTACAGCTTTTGCAGTATCAG GCACTCCTGCAGACTGTGCTTCCTTGGGAATCTCTGGCAAACTTTTTGATGGTGTAATTCCTGATTTG GTGATCAGTGGCATCAATATCGGTTCCAACTGTGGATATCATGT GGTATACTCTGGGACAGTAGCTGGTGCTCGAGAAGCATTTTTATATGGTGTACCTGCATTAGCTATATCACATAACTG gaAGGGAAGAAAGAGTGACGTTCATGACCTGAAGCTAGCTGCAGATGCTTGCTTGCCCCTCATAAATGCTGTATTATATGAGCTTAAAGCCAAGGCATATCCTGAAGGTTCATTTTTGAATGTAGATGTGCCTACGGATGTTGCAAATCACAAG GGATTCAAGATAACAAAGCAGGGAAAATTCATGACCAGAATTGGTTGGGAGCAAACATATTCCAGCACACCAGCACTAGAAAGCTATCAGACTGCAAATATGAACATTGACTCTGGATCAGGCCCTGCAAACAATGCTTCATCAGCTCTAGTGGAAGATGAACTTTTGTTTAAAAGAGTG GTTATCAGGAAGAATGAtgtagaagaggaggaagaagatacaGACCACAGGGCCCTCGAAGAAGGATAT ATTACAATCACCCCTTTAGGTGCCCTCTCCCACACGGAAATGGAAGCTGTGCCCTACTTTAAAG TTTGTGCTGACTGGCAGAGGTTGGTGCAAGCTCTCTGCCAGCCAACACTGAGCTCTGTTCCATCCTGA
- the LOC135625700 gene encoding polygalacturonase-like — MASLGGERVNNPTIMKSPSGSTQKVVNVQYYGAKGDEDSDSMAFEKAWKKACSSSTPTILLIPKNKWYLLKPMNFRGPCKSRVSFTIMGTLEASRNQKDWDGRISRHWILFSNIDNLTVRGGGTINGNGKIWWRGSCKMDASMPCISAPTALSFNSCKNLRVENLKVMDSPRMHISLEKCTGVDASHLTITAPHESPNTDGIHITHSKNVKIANSFIGTGDDCISIVSGSKNVMATNIVCGPGHGISIGSLGAHNSEAQVSNVTVDTARFIGTANGVRIKTWQGGKGYAKGLTFKNIVMHNVLNPIIIDQNYCDSQNPCQRQVSAVQVMDVLYQNIKGTSASEVAINLQCSNDRPCRHVLLQDVNLVGVGGDSAKSLCSNVQWIKRGTVIPPPRIHD; from the exons ATGGCTTCACTTGGTGGAGAGAGAGTCAACAACCCCACCATCATGAAAAGCCCCTCTGGTTCTACACAGAAGGTGGTAAATGTTCAATACTATGGCGCCAAGGGAGATGAAGATTCTGATTCCATG GCATTTGAGAAGGCGTGGAAGAAAGCTTGCTCATCTTCTACGCCAACCATTCTGTTAATACCCAAGAACAAGTGGTATCTCCTCAAGCCTATGAACTTTAGAGGCCCCTGCAAATCTCGAGTTTCATTCACT ATCATGGGGACActcgaagcgtcgaggaaccaaaaGGATTGGGACGGCAGGATTTCCAGGCACTGGATACTCTTCAGTAATATCGATAACCTCACCGTTCGAGGTGGCGGAACCATCAATGGCAATGGGAAGATATGGTGGAGAGGCTCCTGCAagatggatgcatctatg CCATGCATCAGTGCGCCGACG GCCCTGAGCTTCAACTCTTGCAAGAATTTGAGGGTGGAGAATCTGAAGGTGATGGATAGCCCACGGATGCACATATCTTTGGAGAAATGTACTGGTGTAGATGCATCTCATCTGACCATCACTGCTCCGCATGAGAGTCCGAACACTGATGGGATTCATATCACTCATTCGAAGAACGTAAAGATCGCCAACAGTTTCATCGGGACCG GTGATGATTGCATATCGATTGTTAGTGGATCGAAAAATGTGATGGCAACAAACATTGTTTGTGGACCAGGACATGGAATCAG CATTGGAAGCTTAGGAGCTCACAACTCAGAAGCACAAGTCTCTAATGTGACTGTCGACACGGCACGATTTATTGGAACAGCAAATGGAGTCCGGATCAAGACATGGCAG GGGGGAAAAGGATATGCAAAGGGCTTAACATTTAAGAACATCGTTATGCACAATGTTCTGAATCCTATCATCATCGATCAGAACTACTGTGACTCACAAAACCCATGTCAAAGACAG GTTTCAGCTGTCCAAGTGATGGATGTGTTGTACCAAAACATCAAGGgaacgagtgcttcagaagtggccATAAATCTGCAGTGCAGCAATGACAGACCCTGTCGTCATGTACTGCTGCAAGATGTCAACTTAGTCGGAGTCGGTGGAGATTCCGCAAAGAGCCTCTGTTCGAATGTGCAGTGGATCAAAAGGGGAACTGTCATCCCCCCTCCTCGTATTCACGATTAA
- the LOC104000549 gene encoding polygalacturonase-like, which yields MGEKNRTQFQADATNSSLVAGGNPADSGNDKGTFHGVSICRGLSSTHLEENSTMASLEGERLNTTIMKCSSDSTQKVVNVQDYGAKGDVASDFMAFEKPWKKACSSSTRSILLVPKNKRYLLKPVTFLSISQVSFTVNSSALSITVETLTHSTARTLEASRNQKDWGGRNSKHWILLSNNENVTVRGGGTINGNGKIWWRGSCKVDESMALSFNSCKNLRVENLKVMDSPRMHISLEKRTGADASHPTITTPDEIPNTNGIHITHSKREKIANSLNLCA from the exons ATGGGGGAGAAGAACCGGACCCAGTTCCAAGCTGACGCGACCAATTCGTCCCTCGTTGCTGGCGGCAACCCTGCTGACTCCGGCAATGATAAGGGAACATTCCATGGGGTGTCCATTTGCAGGGGCCTTTCAAG CACCCATTTGGAAGAGAACTCCACCATGGCTTCCCTTGAAGGAGAGAGACTCAACACCACCATCATGAAATGCTCCTCTGATTCAACACAGAAGGTGGTGAATGTTCAAGACTACGGAGCCAAGGGAGATGTAGCTTCTGATTTCATG GCATTTGAAAAGCCGTGGAAGAAAGCTTGCTCATCATCCACTCGATCCATTCTGTTGGTACCCAAGAACAAACGTTATCTCCTCAAGCCTGTGACCTTTTTAAGCATATCTCAAGTTTCATTCACTGTGAATTCTAGTGCGTTATCCATCACAGTTGAAACCCTAACACACAGTACTGCAAGGACACttgaagcgtcgaggaaccaaaaGGATTGGGGTGGCAGGAACTCCAAGCATTGGATACTCCTCAGTAATAACGAAAACGTCACTGTTCGAGGTGGTGGAACCATCAATGGCAATGGGAAGATATGGTGGAGAGGCTCCTGCAAGGTGGATGAATCTATG GCCCTGAGCTTTAACTCTTGCAAGAATTTGAGGGTGGAGAATCTGAAGGTGATGGATAGCCCACGGATGCATATATCTTTGGAGAAACGCACTGGCGCAGATGCATCTCATCCGACCATCACTACTCCAGATGAGATTCCGAACACTAATGGGATTCATATCACTCATTCGAAGAGAGAAAAGATCGCCAACAGTTTAAATCTGTGTGCGTAA